The genomic window AAGTTCATTTGAGACAATTGCTCCTTAATCTTATCAGGATTAGCATGAGGCTTATCAATTTTATTTATTGCAAATACAATTGGTACTTCTGCAGCCTGGGCATGTGCAATAGCTTCTTTTGTTTGAGGCATTACATCATCATCGGCAGCAACAACAATAATTGCAATATCTGTTACCTGCGCACCACGAGCACGCATTGCCGTAAAGGCTTCGTGACCCGGAGTATCTAGGAATGTAATTTTCTGCCCGCTATCTAATTGTACTCCATATGCACCAATATGCTGAGTAATTCCTCCGGATTCCCCGGCTATAACATTTGCATGACGCACATAATCAAGAAGTGATGTTTTACCGTGATCAACGTGTCCCATCACTGTTACGATCGGTGCTCTAGGTAATAAATCTTCTTCTTTATCATCTTCCTCGTGTACAGCTTCTTCAAGTTCAGCACTTACGAATTCTGTTTCAAATCCGAACTCTTCAGCAACAATAGATAATGTTTCAGCATCAAGTCTCTGGTTCATGGTAACCATGATACCAAGAGTCATACATGATGATATAACTTCGTTAATAGAAACATCCATCATAGTAGCAAGTTCCATCACTGTTACAAATTCAGTAACTTTTAATGTACTTTTTTCTGCTTCCTGTTTTGCTAATTGTGCATCTGTCTGCTCACGTCTGTCATCACGTTTCTGACGACGATATTTAGCTCCTTTAGATTTTGAACCCTTTCCGGTTAACTTATCTAAAGTTTCTTTTATTTGTTTAGAAATTTCTGCTTCTGTAGGCTCAGCCTTAACAACTCTTGCCCCTCTGCCTTTTTGTGGTCTCTTTTTATTCGCATTTGGTCCTCTTTGACCTGGACCTTTTTGTCCACCTTGTGCACCAGGACCTTTTTGTCCGGGTTTCTGACCACCTTTTCCCTGACCTTTATCTCCGCCGGGCTGGTTCTGAGCTTTTGTAGCATCAACAGCTCCCTTCTTTATTCTACGACGACGCTTTTTATTTGCATCACCGCCTTTCTTAGGGTCAGCTTTTTTCGGATCCTTCTTCTTAGGTTTATTGAACTGTGAAAGATCAATCTTTTCACCTGTAAGTTTAGGTCCGCTTAATTTTGCGTAATTAGTCTCAAGTTTTTCAGAAGTTTCCGGTGTAGCAGCTGGTTTTTCTTCAACTTGTTCTTTTTTACTATTTTGCTCTTTAGATTGAGTGTCAGACTTAGCTGTAGCCTGATGGCTTGCTTTTTCGATATCGGTATTAGATTTTTTCTTCTTCTTAGAATCAAGATCTATTTTACCAACTTGTTTAGGCTTGGATATAGGTTTAGCCTGTCCTTTTACAACCTCTTTCTCACGTTCCTTCTCCAGAGCTACCATTACCTTACGGCGCTCTTCTTCCTCTTGCTTGCGTTTACGCTCATCAGCTTCTTCTTTTTCAAGAGATTCAATGAGTTTTTCTTTTTCTTTACGCTCGCGTTTTTCTTCAAGCTCTTTATCGCGCTCAGCTCTAATTGCCTCTTTTTCACGACGCTTCTCTTCGCTCACTTCATTAGAAGCTTCTTTCTTTGTTTTATCAGCCTGAAAACCTGATAACAGAACATTATAAACACCCTCGTCGATCTTGACATTAGGATTGGAATCAAGCTCGACTCCTTTTTTCTTTAGGTACTCAAGTGCTCTATCTTTTGAAATATTAAGTTCTCTTAATACTTTTGAGAGCCTCATTTGTTTGCTACCTGCCATATAATAATATTCAATCTATTTTTTTTCTTATACTCTAATTACATCCTCTTCGCCATCGAGGATTAGTCGTCAAATTCCGCATTTAGAATTCCTTTTACCTTCTGAATAGTCTCTTCTTCAAGATCCGTTCTTCTCGCCAATTCTTCAACACTAAGGTTGATTACACTTTTTGCAGTGTCTACGCCAATTTTATAAAATTCATCGATTATCCACTCGTCAATTTCGTCAGAGAAATCTCTTAACTCTACGTCCTCATCCTGTGGTACATCTCTATAAACATCTATCTCATACCCAACCAACTGACCGGCTAATCTGATATTATTTCCTCCTCTACCAATAGCCTTTGAAACTTCTTCCGGTTTTACCCAAACATCAGCTTTCTTTGTTTCCTCGTTGATATCGATTTTAACGACCTTCGCAGGACTCATTGCTCTGGTTATAAATAAGTTTAAGTTACTTGTGTAATTAATTACATCAATATTCTCATTACCTAATTCTCTAACAATTCCATGTATTCTGGCACCTTTCATACCAACACAAGCACCTACAGGATCAATACGGTCATCATAGGACTCGACAGCTACTTTTGCTTTCTCTCCAGGAATACGTACAACTCCCTTAACTGTAATCAAGCCATCGAATACCTCAGGTATTTCCTGTTCAAACAGTTTTTCAAGGAAAACCGTTGATGTTCTCGAAAGTATAATTTGAGGCTTTGTCCCTTTTAACTCTACTTCTTTAATAATAGCTCTGATACTTTCACCTTTTCTGTAATAGTCCGAAGGGATTTGTTGATCTTTTGGCATCACCATCTCATTACCTTCATCATCTATTACAATAACGACATTTGGTCTGATGTGATGAATCTCACCGGTAACAAGATTACCTACAAGTTCTTTAAATTTCTTGTAGAGAATAGTATTGTCGTGATCCATAATTCTTGAACGCAAATTCTGTCCTAACGATAAAATAGCTCTACGTCCTAAATCTATTATTTTCACTTCTTCAGAAACATCTTCCCCAATTTCGAAATCAGGCTCTATCTTCTGCGCATCAGATAAAGACACCTCAGCATTTTCATCTTCCACCTCTCCGTCAGCAACAACGATACGGTTTCTCCATATTTCCAAATCACCTTTATCAGGGTTCACAATTATGTCGAAATTATCATCCGATCCGTATTTTCTTCTTAAAGCAGTTCTGAAAACTTCTTCCAAAATTGCCATTAAGGTAACTCGGTCAATGTTTTTATCTGATTTAAATTCAGAAAACGATTCAATTAATTCACGATTATCCATTGTCTTCTATTAAAATATAATAACCACTTTTGCTACTGCTATGTCGTCAAAGTTAATTTCTTGTTCTTTCTCTACTGTCATTTTACCTTTACCGATGGTCTTAGGCACTCTTTCCTTCCATTTCAAAACAAGTTTGTGTTCGTCAGAAAAGCTTTCCAAAGTACCTTCATACTTATTACCATCAACAGTTTTCACTTTTAGTTTACGTCCGATATTCTTTGAGAACTGACGTGGCAATGTAAGAGAATGTGTAATATCGAACGAAGCAACTTCGAGGGAAAAATCTTCTTCTTCTCTATCCAAATTGTGCTCAATATTTCTACTTACTCTCATACATTCACTAACAGCAACCCCATTATCGCCATCCAAAACAACAGAAATATGGTTACTATCGCTTATATCAAAATCGACAAGGAATAGTTCCTTGTTCAATTCTAAAGCCTCTATTAACAGGCTCTCAACTACCTTTTTATCCATAAACAGGGTATAAAAAGAGGGGACTTTTCGTCCCCTCATCCACCTTTTAAATTCGCTGCAAATATACGAACATATTCCTATAGAGCAAATACTTAGCCTCTAATATTATTCAAATATGATAATCTATTAATAATTATTGCTGAATTAGTGTTGTTTACACTAAAATTTAAACTGAATTACCTACAATGTATCATTTCAGCTTCGCCAACAATTTCCTGTCGATTTTTAATTTTGTCAGGTCATCAGTTCCGGCAATATCAAATGGAATAATAAATTTACATCCATTTTTATAATTAGCACATCCAAAAGCAGTCTTTCCTTTGATAAACTCCTCACTGCCACATTCAGGACACTTATTTTTTTCTTCTACCTTTTCTTCAAATTCAATATTATAAGAATCCGTCAGAACCAAATATCCATTCTTTTTTACTCCATTAAACTTAAATCCCTTTATAAGAGTTGATTTTCCCTTAGAAACAAGAGTTTTTATCTGATTTTTCGATAACTTTTTGTCTAAAAACAGGTAAGGAATCTTAAAATCACAACCCGATTTATATTCATTGCATCCGTACGCACTTTTTCCCTTTATCAAATGTCCTTTTTTACATTTCGGACAGGAAATATCTTCCTCCGCTTTTTTCTTCTTCGGCAAAGGTTTTACATTATCGAAAGACTCTATACGCGGAGAGTAATCAGTTTTTACTTCCTGTACAAGCTGAACAATTAGCTCTTTCATCTCCTTTTTAAATTCCTCAATCGAAAACTCACCCTTCTCTATCAATTTCAGTTTTCTTTCCCACTGTCCGGTAAGTTCAACAGATTTCAGAAGTTCGTTCTTTATGGTTCCGATTAACTGAACTCCCGTTGGAGTAGCTTCAAGTCTTTTTTTGTTTTTTGAAATGTACTGTCTCTTAAACAATGTTTCTATAATTGCAGCACGGGTAGACGGGCGCCCTATTCCATTCTCCTTCATTAATTCCCTTAACTCCTCATCGTCAACCTGCTTTCCGGCAGTCTCCATTGCCCTTAACAGGGTTGCCTCTGAATAATATTTGGGCGGAGAAGTTTTTTTCTCCTGAACTTTTGGAATATGCTCCCCGCTTTCGCCTTCCACAAATTTTGGCATCACCTGTTTGTCTGCAGCATCCGGGGTTGCTGAGCCTGACGAAGCATCTCCCTTATACAGAATTTTCCAGTTCTCCTCCAGAATTTGCTTCCCGGTAGCTTTAAACTTAATATCTTCTACCTCTCCTTTTACCTCTGTATTAGATATAACAGCATCAGGATAAAAAGCCGCAATAAATCTGCGAGCTACAGTATCATAAACATTCCAATCGTCGGCATTAAGATTGTTGGCAACAACACCTGTAGGGACTATTGCGTGGTGATCAGTTATTTTTTTATTGTCGAATATTCTTTTAGGTTTTATTATTTTTTTCTGCAGCAAAGGAGCTGTGAAAGCTTTATAATTCAACAACCCATTCATTATCTGAGGAATTTTTGGATACATATCTTCAGGTAAATACTGAGTATCTACACGCGGATAAGTAACCAGTTTTTTTTCATACAGAGTTTGAATAGTCTTCAATGTATGATCGGCCGAAAAACCAAACTTTTTATTACATTCTACCTGAAGCGAAGTAAGGTCGAATAACTTGGGAGGTGTTTCTTTCCCTTTTTTAATTTTAAACGATGTAACTGTAAATAAACCGGACTTAATTTTCTCTGCAAACTCATCTGCTTTTTCCTTTATCTTAATCTTTCCCTTATCGGAACTAAATAACACATCTCTATACAATGTTTTTAACTCCCAATAAGTTTCCGGTGTGAAATTTTCAATCTCCAGCTGCCTGTTTACTATCAATGCAAGAGAAGGAGTTTGTACTCTCCCAATTGACAAAACATGTTTGGGAGGAGCAAATTTTAAGGTAAAAAGTCTGGTCGCATTAATCCCCAATAACCAATCTCCAATTGCCCTGGATGTTCCCGCTGCATATAAATTATCATATTCTGATTCCTCCTTCAGGCTATCAAACCCTCCTTTTATCGCCTCTTCTGTCAACGAAGATATCCACAGTCTCTTAACAGGGTTAGTGTTTTTTGCCTTAAGTAAAACCCATCGCTGTATTAACTCTCCCTCTATTCCGGCATCCCCGCAGTTTATTACTTCCGTACAGACATCTGCATTAATCAAGTTTTTAATAACGTGAAACTGTTGCCTGACACCATTATTATCAATAACAGAAATCCCAAAATTGGCCGGAATAATTGGCAATGTTTCCAGGCGCCATTGCTTCAGATAACTTTCATATTCATGGGGTTGCTTTAATGTACAGAAGTGACCGAAAGTCCAGGTTACCTGATAACCATTCCCCTCCAAATATCCCTGACGTTGAGTATTAGCACCCAGCACCTTTGCTATATCTCTTGCTACACTTGGTTTCTCGGCAATACAGACTTTCATTTCTTTAGGTCTTTTACTTTTGACCTTTAGCTTTTTGCTACAGGCTTTTTAATTATTATTCTTAAATGCAATAATAAAATAAAAGATTTAGAAAAATAATGATAGATATAACTTTTAACCATTTTTATCAATGATATTATTATTACGGTTTTACCATTATTTGTGTGGAAAATAAAAAACGGTTTACTTAAAAATATTTGATTATTAAGATCATAAGATAAGTAGATTAGTTCCGGTTGCCATTGATTCAATAATCTTTTACTCTAATAATCTTTTTAATAACTTCTTAAAATTCGTGGCAGTACCATTATTATAATTGAATCATTGTAACAATTGACCAAAAACACATAGGCAAACTCTATACTTTTTTATAAAAATCTTTATTGTATTTTATAAGACAATAATATCCTCCACCTCAACACAGATAGACCTATCTCATTGATTCACAAGTATATACCCTGATATTTTTAACGAATACTCCTTGATTATACGAAAGAGTTTTCCTACTTTTGAAGTAGTAATAAATTTAAATCACAAAAATTACAAATTATGAGAAATTTAAAAAGGCTTGCAACTTCCCTTGTTGCAATAGCTCTTGTAGTAGCATTCTCTTCTTGCGAGAAGCAACCTGTGGCTAAAGACGGTGCTCAAGAAGTAACAATCGCTATTAACAACCTTACAAACAGTTTAAAAAAAGCCACTGTTGAAGGTGAAAACACAGGAGACTTACCAGAATGTTCAGATGCTGAGGCAGATTATGCAGTAGTTGGATTAATAGATCCTAATGGGAAACCTGTAGCATCAATGCACCTTCCTATATTAACTAACTTGGATGACGGAACACAAACAGTAGTTGTAAAAACTAAGACGCTTGGTGAATACACAATTGATCTGTTTGAAGTGTATGATGCAGAAGATAATCTTATTTGGGCTGCACCAAAACCTGATTCAGAATATTATGACTGGGTTACTAATAAAATAGGCGACACATTCACTGTAGAAGCATTTAAAAAGATAAAAGTTGACATAGATGTACTATGCTGGCAACCATACAGCTATAAAGAATTTGGATATTACTGGTTCGACTTTGACAGAACTGAGATAAAAACATTGTGTTTCTTTGGAGATATTTGTGTTTTAGACCCTGAACCATGGGCAGATTTTTTCTTAGATGGAGGAGATCCACTTTATGATATGCCTGCTGTATACAATATTAGAATAATGCAAGGTGAAAATTTGATTGCCAGTGCTTCTAATATTACTGAAGAAAAACCTATTAGTGGACCACTTTGCATTGAGTATCCTTATCACGTAGATGGAGAGCCCGCTTTATATATGGTTTACTTCGAAATTTATCATCCATATTCTGCTCAGCCATTGACAGTT from Bacteroidota bacterium includes these protein-coding regions:
- the infB gene encoding translation initiation factor IF-2, which codes for MAGSKQMRLSKVLRELNISKDRALEYLKKKGVELDSNPNVKIDEGVYNVLLSGFQADKTKKEASNEVSEEKRREKEAIRAERDKELEEKRERKEKEKLIESLEKEEADERKRKQEEEERRKVMVALEKEREKEVVKGQAKPISKPKQVGKIDLDSKKKKKSNTDIEKASHQATAKSDTQSKEQNSKKEQVEEKPAATPETSEKLETNYAKLSGPKLTGEKIDLSQFNKPKKKDPKKADPKKGGDANKKRRRRIKKGAVDATKAQNQPGGDKGQGKGGQKPGQKGPGAQGGQKGPGQRGPNANKKRPQKGRGARVVKAEPTEAEISKQIKETLDKLTGKGSKSKGAKYRRQKRDDRREQTDAQLAKQEAEKSTLKVTEFVTVMELATMMDVSINEVISSCMTLGIMVTMNQRLDAETLSIVAEEFGFETEFVSAELEEAVHEEDDKEEDLLPRAPIVTVMGHVDHGKTSLLDYVRHANVIAGESGGITQHIGAYGVQLDSGQKITFLDTPGHEAFTAMRARGAQVTDIAIIVVAADDDVMPQTKEAIAHAQAAEVPIVFAINKIDKPHANPDKIKEQLSQMNLLVEDWGGKIQSHEISAKVGTGVDELMEKVLLEAEMLDLKANPNKGAVGTVVEASLDKGRGYVTTLLVNGGTLKIGDYMLAGKNSGKVKAMFNERGKTIKEAGPSTPVSILGLDGAPQAGDKFNIFKDEREAKQIAARRTQLQREQSVRTQKHITLDEIGRRIAIGDFKELNVILKGDVDGSVEALSASLQKLSTEEIHVNIIHKAVGQITESDVLLATASDAIIIGFQVRPSGNARQIADRESIDIRTYSIIYDAIEELKDAMEGMLSPEVKEEVTGNVEVRETFKISKVGTIAGCMVLSGKVFRNSNIRIIRDGVVVHTGSLGSLKRFKDDVKEVAKGYECGLNIEKYNDIKVGDIIEAYQEVEVRKKL
- the nusA gene encoding transcription termination factor NusA, whose protein sequence is MDNRELIESFSEFKSDKNIDRVTLMAILEEVFRTALRRKYGSDDNFDIIVNPDKGDLEIWRNRIVVADGEVEDENAEVSLSDAQKIEPDFEIGEDVSEEVKIIDLGRRAILSLGQNLRSRIMDHDNTILYKKFKELVGNLVTGEIHHIRPNVVIVIDDEGNEMVMPKDQQIPSDYYRKGESIRAIIKEVELKGTKPQIILSRTSTVFLEKLFEQEIPEVFDGLITVKGVVRIPGEKAKVAVESYDDRIDPVGACVGMKGARIHGIVRELGNENIDVINYTSNLNLFITRAMSPAKVVKIDINEETKKADVWVKPEEVSKAIGRGGNNIRLAGQLVGYEIDVYRDVPQDEDVELRDFSDEIDEWIIDEFYKIGVDTAKSVINLSVEELARRTDLEEETIQKVKGILNAEFDD
- the rimP gene encoding ribosome assembly cofactor RimP; translation: MDKKVVESLLIEALELNKELFLVDFDISDSNHISVVLDGDNGVAVSECMRVSRNIEHNLDREEEDFSLEVASFDITHSLTLPRQFSKNIGRKLKVKTVDGNKYEGTLESFSDEHKLVLKWKERVPKTIGKGKMTVEKEQEINFDDIAVAKVVIIF
- a CDS encoding DNA topoisomerase 3; translated protein: MKVCIAEKPSVARDIAKVLGANTQRQGYLEGNGYQVTWTFGHFCTLKQPHEYESYLKQWRLETLPIIPANFGISVIDNNGVRQQFHVIKNLINADVCTEVINCGDAGIEGELIQRWVLLKAKNTNPVKRLWISSLTEEAIKGGFDSLKEESEYDNLYAAGTSRAIGDWLLGINATRLFTLKFAPPKHVLSIGRVQTPSLALIVNRQLEIENFTPETYWELKTLYRDVLFSSDKGKIKIKEKADEFAEKIKSGLFTVTSFKIKKGKETPPKLFDLTSLQVECNKKFGFSADHTLKTIQTLYEKKLVTYPRVDTQYLPEDMYPKIPQIMNGLLNYKAFTAPLLQKKIIKPKRIFDNKKITDHHAIVPTGVVANNLNADDWNVYDTVARRFIAAFYPDAVISNTEVKGEVEDIKFKATGKQILEENWKILYKGDASSGSATPDAADKQVMPKFVEGESGEHIPKVQEKKTSPPKYYSEATLLRAMETAGKQVDDEELRELMKENGIGRPSTRAAIIETLFKRQYISKNKKRLEATPTGVQLIGTIKNELLKSVELTGQWERKLKLIEKGEFSIEEFKKEMKELIVQLVQEVKTDYSPRIESFDNVKPLPKKKKAEEDISCPKCKKGHLIKGKSAYGCNEYKSGCDFKIPYLFLDKKLSKNQIKTLVSKGKSTLIKGFKFNGVKKNGYLVLTDSYNIEFEEKVEEKNKCPECGSEEFIKGKTAFGCANYKNGCKFIIPFDIAGTDDLTKLKIDRKLLAKLK